Proteins encoded together in one Telopea speciosissima isolate NSW1024214 ecotype Mountain lineage chromosome 6, Tspe_v1, whole genome shotgun sequence window:
- the LOC122665374 gene encoding probable inactive receptor kinase At4g23740 produces MERMHAVFVFSAILLFGSLLPQGTADPVGDKQALLNFINNTPHYPTLNWNVKSPVCGNWTGVTCSPDNSRVIALRLPGNGFQGPIPPNSLSRLTALQILSLRSNALSGPILPDFSNLGNLSELYLQFNHFSGPLPSDFSAWKNLTTVDLSYNAFNGSIPSSISNLTHLTSLNLANNSLSGEIPDLNLPSLQQLNLANNNLTGKVPKSLQRFPSSDFLGNNISFTNSPPPALPVGPPAPQPSPSSPSGFTLSESALLGIIIGACVLGFVIFALILIACFSQKNGGGGAAAAAGKVLKTERSPAKAVAGSQDDNNRLVFFGGRNFAFDLEDLLRASAEVLGKGTFGTAYKAILEDATTVVVKRLREVTVGKREFEQQMDLVGSIKHENVVELKAYYYSKEEKLMVYDHYSQGSVSAMLHGNRGEDRIPLDWETRRRIAIGAARGIARIHTESDGKLVHGNIKSSNIFLNSRKYGCVSDLGLTTLMSPVAPPISRAAGYRAPEVIDSRKATQPSDVYSFGVLLLELLTGKSPVHATGGDEAVHLVRWVQSVVREEWTAEVFDVELMRYPNIEEEMVEMLQAAMACVVRMPEQRPKMADVVKMVMDTRRVDTRNRPIPEIKSDTSTPTLTPTPPTPTSSAVIGPASSSGPQ; encoded by the exons ATGGAGAGAATGCACGCTGTATTCGTTTTCTCTGCGATTTTGTTGTTCGGGTCACTTCTCCCTCAAGGAACAGCCGATCCGGTGGGGGATAAACAAGCTTTGCTCAATTTCATCAACAATACCCCGCACTATCCCACTCTCAACTGGAATGTGAAGTCACCTGTTTGCGGTAACTGGACCGGAGTGACCTGCAGTCCTGATAACTCTCGAGTTATAGCCCTCCGATTGCCTGGAAATGGATTTCAAGGTCCGATTCCGCCCAACAGTCTCAGTCGCCTTACCGCGCTTCAAATATTAAGCCTCAGATCAAACGCTCTATCTGGCCCCATCCTTCCTGATTTCTCCAACCTCGGAAACCTATCCGAACTCTATCTTCAGTTCAACCACTTCTCGGGCCCGTTGCCCTCAGATTTCTCAGCTTGGAAAAATCTCACCACCGTCGACCTCTCATACAACGCATTCAACGGCAGTATTCCTTCTTCCATTTCAAATTTGACTCATTTAACGTCTCTAAACCTTGCTAATAACTCGCTTTCTGGTGAAATCCCCGATCTCAATCTCCCAAGTCTGCAACAATTAAACCTAGCGAACAATAATTTGACTGGAAAAGTACCAAAGTCGCTTCAGAGATTTCCCAGTTCAGATTTCCTTGGTAACAATATTTCTTTCACAAATTCCCCTCCTCCAGCTCTTCCAGTTGGCCCACCTGCTCCTCAACCATCTCCATCGTCTCCAAGTGGTTTTACACTCAGTGAATCAGCGCTACTGGGTATTATAATAGGCGCGTGCGTTCTGGGGTTTGTGATTTTTGCTTTAATACTGATTGCTTGCTTCTCGCAAAAGAatggcggtggtggtgctgctgctgctgctgggaAGGTGCTGAAAACCGAAAGGTCACCAGCAAAAGCAGTTGCAGGAAGCCAAGACGACAATAACAGGTTGGTTTTCTTTGGGGGTCGTAATTTTGCATTTGACCTGGAGGATTTGTTGAGGGCTTCCGCCGAGGTGCTTGGGAAGGGGACGTTCGGGACAGCATATAAGGCGATTCTGGAGGATGCAACCACGGTGGTGGTGAAGAGGTTGAGGGAGGTTACAGTGGGGAAGCGGGAATTTGAGCAGCAGATGGACTTGGTTGGGAGTATCAAGCACGAGAATGTGGTTGAGCTTAAGGCATATTACTATTCCAAGGAAGAGAAGCTCATGGTGTATGACCACTACAGTCAGGGGAGTGTCTCTGCAATGTTACACG GAAATAGAGGGGAGGACCGGATTCCTTTAGACTGGGAAACTCGACGAAGAATTGCAATTGGTGCTGCAAGAGGCATTGCTCGCATCCATACTGAAAGTGATGGGAAGCTTGTCCATGGGAACATAAAGTCCTCCAATATATTTCTTAACTCCCGAAAGTATGGTTGTGTGtctgatcttggcctgacaaCACTGATGAGCCCAGTGGCACCTCCTATCTCTCGTGCTGCAGGTTACCGAGCGCCAGAAGTGATAGACAGCCGAAAAGCAACCCAGCCTTCTGATGTCTATAGCTTTGGTGTGCTTTTGCTTGAGCTTCTCACTGGGAAATCTCCTGTCCATGCTACTGGTGGCGATGAGGCCGTCCACTTGGTGCGGTGGGTCCAATCTGTAGTCCGGGAAGAATGGACAGCAGAAGTGTTTGATGTGGAACTGATGAGATATCCTAACATTGAGGAAGAAATGGTGGAAATGCTACAGGCAGCAATGGCATGTGTGGTGAGGATGCCAGAGCAAAGGCCAAAGATGGCTGATGTTGTTAAAATGGTGATGGATACTCGAAGGGTTGACACCAGAAACCGTCCAATTCCTGAAATAAAATCAGACACTTCAACTCCAACACTTACACCAACACCACCAACACCAACATCATCTGCAGTTATTGGACCAGCATCGTCTTCCGGCCCACAGTGA
- the LOC122664638 gene encoding NDR1/HIN1-like protein 6 produces MTEATKPVLQKPPGYKDPNAPISTAPKPQIRKQPLPPSFQPKRKRHGCCRICCCFFCIFLLLLIVLIAAAGALFYLWFDPKLPIYRLQSIQFPRFNISVTSDGTYLDSQTVVRLEAKNPNRKKITFYYDESEVRMTVGNDVDLGSVSIPRFTQAKQNITALKFATQVKHALIDDGEGLKLKAQFRSKSMLVRVEVRTRFGVGVEKLTLGKLAVNVLCGGVTLKDLSAGNTPQCTVNLFKWINIR; encoded by the coding sequence ATGACAGAAGCAACGAAACCGGTATTACAAAAACCACCAGGTTACAAAGACCCAAACGCCCCGATCTCCACGGCACCAAAACCACAAATCCGGAAACAGCCTCTTCCTCCATCATTCCAGCCGAAACGAAAACGCCATGGTTGCTGTCGCATCTGCTGTTGCTTCTTCTGCATCTTCCTACTCCTTCTCATCGTCCTCATTGCCGCCGCCGGTGCACTCTTCTACCTGTGGTTCGATCCAAAACTCCCAATCTATCGCTTGCAGTCCATCCAGTTTCCTCGCTTTAACATCTCCGTCACATCTGACGGAACTTACCTAGATTCCCAAACGGTCGTGAGGCTTGAAGCTAAGAATCCGAACCGCAAGAAAATTACATTTTACTACGATGAGAGTGAGGTTCGGATGACCGTTGGCAATGACGTTGATTTAGGTTCGGTATCCATACCAAGGTTCACTCAGGCGAAGCAGAACATAACGGCTTTGAAGTTTGCGACACAGGTGAAGCACGCTTTGATAGACGATGGCGAAGGTTTGAAGCTGAAGGCTCAGTTCCGAAGCAAGAGTATGTTGGTTCGCGTGGAGGTTCGGACTAGATTCGGGGTAGGTGTGGAGAAATTGACGTTGGGGAAGTTGGCGGTGAACGTTTTGTGCGGAGGCGTCACATTGAAGGATTTAAGCGCAGGCAACACACCCCAGTGCACCGTCAACCTTTTCAAATG